From the genome of Brachyhypopomus gauderio isolate BG-103 chromosome 20, BGAUD_0.2, whole genome shotgun sequence, one region includes:
- the LOC143484569 gene encoding uncharacterized protein LOC143484569, with amino-acid sequence MMFRLPLLGIGLRPVVLCATGVSAAAVSSFLVYRWWVRDRQRTQVEAGTHADPCHGHDGETLPMDEDIFEMPHSPIRESRHHAQQALHRAHRVYAFTFSQTFSSATKVVEVTLQHKSAYRGLESEHCWVLNNVFYNIDAELALHYCGNAKAVAWIKRNETSITEATIYLCTQSTTSSVQNIFLQKEVSVTYKGVSIDSDGLFRLHESNHTQTLETPDPAVFSTSPDPPRGPPPRPPPGF; translated from the exons TTGGTTTGCGACCAGTGGTCCTTTGTGCCACTGGAGTTTCGGCCGCTGCTGTTTCATCTTTTCTAGTTTACAGGTGGTGGGTCCGAGATCGCCAGCGGACGCAGGTCGAAGCTGGAACTCATGCCGACCCCTGCCACG GACATGATGGGGAGACTCTTCCAATGGATGAGGACATCTTTGAAATGCCCCATTCCCCGATCCGAGAG TCGAGGCATCATGCTCAGCAAGCTTTGCACAGAGCACACAGGGTGTATGCCTTCACCTTCTCACAGACGTTTTCGTCAGCTACAAAG gtggtggaggtgacgcTCCAGCACAAATCTGCCTACAGGGGGCTGGAGAGTGAGCACTGCTGGGTGCTCAACAATGTATTTTACAACATAGATgcagag CTCGCCCTCCACTACTGTGGCAACGCTAAAGCCGTGGCCTGGATCAAG CGCAACGAAACCAGCATCACAGAAGCAACAATATACCTGTGCACCCAGTCCACAACGTCATCAGTGCAGAATATTTTTTTG CAAAAAGAAGTTTCTGTGACGTATAAGGGTGTCTCCATCGATTCAGATGGCCTTTTCAGGTTACATGAGTCTaatcacacccagaccctggagacaccgGACCCTGCTGTTTTCTCCACCAGTCCAGACCCACCAAGAGGACCCCCTCCACGCccacctccaggcttttaa